In the genome of Penaeus vannamei isolate JL-2024 chromosome 26, ASM4276789v1, whole genome shotgun sequence, one region contains:
- the LOC113822962 gene encoding neurotrophin 1, translated as MALILSVVLACAGVVLGSVHPPAYGHHRQPAYGHHAPAYGHQPAYKHDYCDPTVAPSCATNSTLSYCLEDAEYPEYEIKGAISADHLFAKKYADIADQSADDLVDMVTKEQEEAFDYSYYTGASTGDSPYDATHWGGPEGYICPSEVVYAMPKRAQNVEGKWRVIVNDVHYYTQTARLETCLFPEAACRALAPCYQSHCTQKSVYHRLLSYDPCDPYKGLFIDIYKLPSACSCHLPA; from the exons ATGGCTCTCATATTG TCGGTCGTTCTGGCTTGTGCCGGAGTCGTTCTGGGCTCCGTCCATCCCCCAGCATATGGTCATCATCGACAGCCCGCTTATGGTCATCATGCGCCTGCTTACGGTCATCAGCCTGCCTACAAGCACGATTACTGCGATCCAACTGTAGCGCCGTCATGTGCTACCAACTCTACTCTGTCCTACTGCTTGGAAGACGCTGAGTATCCCGAGTATGAGATCAAGGGGGCCATCAGTGCCGATCATCTCTTCGCCAAGAAGTACGCTGATATTGCTGACCAGTCTGCTGATGACCTGGTAGACATGGTAACCAAGGAGCAGGAAGAGGCTTTCGACTACTCTTACTACACTGGGGCATCCACTGGGGACTCTCCTTACGATGCCACCCACTGGGGTGGTCCTGAGGGCTATATTTGTCCCTCAGAGGTGGTGTATGCCATGCCCAAACGTGCCCAGAACGTGGAGGGTAAGTGGCGCGTGATTGTCAACGACGTTCATTATTACACCCAGACTGCCCGCTTGGAGACCTGTCTGTTCCCAGAGGCTGCTTGTCGCGCCCTTGCCCCTTGCTACCAGAGTCACTGTACTCAGAAGTCAGTGTACCACCGCCTCTTGTCCTACGACCCATGTGATCCCTACAAGGGTCTCTTCATCGACATCTACAAGCTGCCTTCTGCCTGCTCCTGCCATCTTCCCGCATAA
- the LOC113822963 gene encoding neurotrophin 1-like, with product MALTLSVVLACAGVVLGSVHPPAYGHHRQPAYGHHAPAYGHQPAYKHDYCDPTVAPSCATNSTLSYCLEDAEYPEYEIKGAISADHLFAKKYADIADQSADDLVDMVTKEQEEAFDYSYYTGASTGDSPYDATHWGGPEGYICPSEVVYAMPKRAQNVEGKWRVIVNDVHYYTQTARLETCLFPEAACRALAPCYQSHCTQKSVYHRLLSYDPCDPYKGLFIDIYKLPSACSCHLPA from the exons ATGGCTCTTACACTG TCGGTCGTTCTGGCTTGTGCCGGAGTCGTTCTGGGCTCCGTCCATCCCCCAGCATATGGTCATCATCGACAGCCCGCTTATGGTCATCATGCGCCTGCTTACGGTCATCAGCCTGCCTACAAGCACGATTACTGCGATCCAACTGTAGCGCCGTCATGTGCTACCAACTCTACTCTGTCCTACTGCTTGGAAGACGCTGAGTATCCCGAGTATGAGATCAAGGGGGCCATCAGTGCCGATCATCTCTTCGCCAAGAAGTACGCTGATATTGCTGACCAGTCTGCTGATGACCTGGTAGACATGGTAACCAAGGAGCAGGAAGAGGCTTTCGACTACTCTTACTACACTGGGGCATCCACTGGGGACTCTCCTTACGATGCCACCCACTGGGGTGGTCCTGAGGGCTATATTTGTCCCTCAGAGGTGGTGTATGCCATGCCCAAACGTGCCCAGAACGTGGAGGGTAAGTGGCGCGTGATTGTCAACGACGTTCATTATTACACCCAGACTGCCCGCTTGGAGACCTGTCTGTTCCCAGAGGCTGCTTGTCGCGCCCTTGCCCCTTGCTACCAGAGTCACTGTACTCAGAAGTCAGTGTACCACCGCCTCTTGTCCTACGACCCATGTGATCCCTACAAGGGTCTCTTCATCGACATCTACAAGCTGCCTTCTGCCTGCTCCTGCCATCTTCCCGCATAA
- the LOC113822960 gene encoding neurotrophin 1 — MAFILSVVLACAGVVLGSVHPPAYGHHRQPAYGHHAPAYGHQPAYKHDYCDPTVAPSCATNSTLSYCLEDAEYPEYEIKGAISADHLFAKKYADIADQSADDLVDMVTKEQEEAFDYSYYTGASTGDSPYDATHWGGPEGYICPSEVVYAMPKRAQNVEGKWRVIVNDVHYYTQTARLETCLFPEAACRALAPCYQSHCTQKSVYHRLLSYDPCDPYKGLFIDIYKLPSACSCHLPA, encoded by the exons ATGGCTTTTATATTG TCGGTCGTTCTGGCTTGTGCCGGAGTCGTTCTGGGCTCCGTCCATCCCCCAGCATATGGTCATCATCGACAGCCCGCTTATGGTCATCATGCGCCTGCTTACGGTCATCAGCCTGCCTACAAGCACGATTACTGCGATCCAACTGTAGCGCCTTCATGTGCTACCAACTCTACTCTGTCCTACTGCTTGGAAGACGCTGAGTATCCCGAGTATGAGATCAAGGGGGCCATCAGTGCCGATCATCTCTTCGCCAAGAAGTACGCTGATATTGCTGACCAGTCTGCTGATGACCTGGTAGACATGGTAACCAAGGAGCAGGAAGAGGCTTTCGACTACTCTTACTACACTGGGGCATCCACTGGGGACTCTCCTTACGATGCCACTCACTGGGGTGGTCCTGAGGGCTATATTTGTCCCTCAGAGGTGGTGTATGCCATGCCCAAACGTGCCCAGAACGTGGAGGGTAAGTGGCGCGTGATTGTCAACGACGTTCATTATTACACCCAGACTGCCCGCTTGGAGACCTGTCTGTTCCCAGAGGCTGCTTGTCGCGCCCTTGCCCCTTGCTACCAGAGTCACTGTACTCAGAAGTCAGTGTACCACCGCCTCTTGTCCTACGACCCATGTGATCCCTACAAGGGTCTCTTCATCGACATCTACAAGCTGCCTTCTGCCTGCTCCTGCCATCTTCCCGCATAA